The segment CCCGTTGACAATAACGGGAGTTTTATCTAATTTTTATATATCATGACTCGAGTTCAACCAGACGTAGAAGCATTCGCCAGAATAAAGGTTTTAGGCATTGGCGGTTCGGGCGCGAATACCGTTGACCACATGCTCCGTTCAAAAGTAAAAGGAGTTGAATTCATCTGCATAAACACCGACGCTCAAGACCTTCATAACAGCCTGGCTCCCAAAAAAATACACATAGGTAAAAACCTCACGCGCGGACTCGGCGCGGGGATGAACCCGAATATCGGCAAACAAGCCGCCGAAGAAACCAAAGAAGAAATTCAGGAAGCGATAAAAGGCGCGGACATGGCGTTTATCACCTGCGGCTTCGGAGGAGGCACCGGCACCGGAGCGTCTCCGGTTATAGCAAAAATTGCCAAAGACCAAGGAGTTCTCACTGTCGGCGTAGTGACAAAACCATTCGGATTTGAAGGAGCGCAAAGAGCAAGGATAGCGGAAGAAGGACTCCAAGAACTCCGGGAAGCGGTGGACGCGATAATAATCATTCCGAACGACAGACTTTTAAATGTAGTGCAAAAGGACACTTCGTTTGTCTCGGCTTTCGCCATGTGCGACGAAGTTTTAAGGCAAGCCGTTGAAGGAATTTCAGACCTTATCACTTTGCCGGGCATAATCAACGTTGATTTTGCCGATGTCAAAGCCGTTATGCAAAACGCGGGCTCGGCTCTTATGGGAATCGGAACTTCGCAGGGAGAAAAAAGAGCGGAAGAAGCGGCCAGATTAGCCATAAATTCGCCTCTTTTGGATATCTCCATAGACGGAGCCAAAGGCATACTTTTTGCCATCTCCGGCGGCCCGGAAATGACAATGTCCGAAATTCAGGAAGCCGCCAAAGTGGTAACAGAATCTGTAGACGAATACGCGAAAATCATATTCGGCGCTTTCCACGACGAAAGGCTGAAGAAAAATGAATTGAAAGTCACGGTAGTGGCTTCGGGATTTCCGGAAGAGAAACAAAAAACGCCGATCAAAACGCAAAGTCTTTTTCACGGAGGGCAACCGGGCGAAAAAGTTGAAAGAATAAAAAAAGAGGAATTTGACCCTTCCAAAAAAATGGACGACAAATCAAAAGACTGGGAAGCTATTCCCGCTTTTCTAAGGAGAACAGCAAAAAAGGAAGATTAAAAAAGGAAATCGCAAATAAAAATACCCCGGCATAACGCCGGGGTATTTTTATTGAAATCAATTCTTCCCTTTTATAATCTCGTCCACAAGCCCGTACTTTTTCGCTTCCTCGGCATCCATGAAAAAATTCCTGTCCGCGTCTTTTTCAACCTGAGCCAAAGATTTTCCGGTATGCTTCGCGAGAATCTGGTTTATTTTTTCTTTTACTCTTAAGATATGCTTCGCTTCTATCTCTATATCGGACGCTTGTCCTTCCGCCCCACCCAAAACCTGATGAATCATCACCTCCGAATTCGGCAAAACAAATCTTTTTCCTTTTTTGCCTCCGGCCAAAAGCACGGCTCCTCCTGACGCCGCCATCCCCACGCAAATCGTCGAAACATCGGATTTCACGTGGTTCATCGTATCGTAAATCGCCAAAGTGGCGGTGACGGAACCGCCGGGAGAATTTATGTAAAGTGAAATGTCCTTTTTAGAATCCTGAGAGTCCAAAAAAAGAAGCTGAGCGATAACTATATTCGACAAATCATCGGTTATGGGACCGCCCACGAAAACTATCCTTTCCTTTAAAAGGCGGGAATAAATGTCGTAAGCGCGCTCTCCAAATTGCGATTTTTCTATTACTGTTGGGATTAACATAAATTTTATGATTTTAATTTTGTTCGCCGGGAGATCCTTTTTTATCGGCAGACGAAGGTTCGCCCAGTGCTAAAAATATTTTTTCATTTCTTATTATGCCATAAGCATAATCCTC is part of the Candidatus Paceibacterota bacterium genome and harbors:
- the ftsZ gene encoding cell division protein FtsZ — translated: MTRVQPDVEAFARIKVLGIGGSGANTVDHMLRSKVKGVEFICINTDAQDLHNSLAPKKIHIGKNLTRGLGAGMNPNIGKQAAEETKEEIQEAIKGADMAFITCGFGGGTGTGASPVIAKIAKDQGVLTVGVVTKPFGFEGAQRARIAEEGLQELREAVDAIIIIPNDRLLNVVQKDTSFVSAFAMCDEVLRQAVEGISDLITLPGIINVDFADVKAVMQNAGSALMGIGTSQGEKRAEEAARLAINSPLLDISIDGAKGILFAISGGPEMTMSEIQEAAKVVTESVDEYAKIIFGAFHDERLKKNELKVTVVASGFPEEKQKTPIKTQSLFHGGQPGEKVERIKKEEFDPSKKMDDKSKDWEAIPAFLRRTAKKED
- a CDS encoding ATP-dependent Clp protease proteolytic subunit, which codes for MLIPTVIEKSQFGERAYDIYSRLLKERIVFVGGPITDDLSNIVIAQLLFLDSQDSKKDISLYINSPGGSVTATLAIYDTMNHVKSDVSTICVGMAASGGAVLLAGGKKGKRFVLPNSEVMIHQVLGGAEGQASDIEIEAKHILRVKEKINQILAKHTGKSLAQVEKDADRNFFMDAEEAKKYGLVDEIIKGKN